A single genomic interval of Lathyrus oleraceus cultivar Zhongwan6 chromosome 7, CAAS_Psat_ZW6_1.0, whole genome shotgun sequence harbors:
- the LOC127106534 gene encoding glucan endo-1,3-beta-glucosidase, translating to MISLFFLVLLIGLQTSVTAQTIGVCYGQVADNLPPKDQVVKLFKTKSFGRMRIFNPDQATLEALRGSNIELIIDVANEDIKSIANDISSANSWVQNNIVKFSQDVKFKYIGVGNEIDPSKNDQAQFVPLAMKNIDAALASANLKSQIKVSTVIYMGMMGSSYPPSAGAFAESSVPYMTQVVSFLVESGAPVLANVYPYFAYIGDMKDIPLDYALFKQQGNNDVGYQNLFDAQLDAIYAALAKVGGSDLKIVVSETGWPSAGGDGASIENAGTYYTNLIAHVNSGKGTPAKPAQEIETYLFAMFDEDQKTGAESEKHFGLFHADQSPKYQI from the exons ATGATTTCCTTGTTCTTCCTTGTTTTGCTTATTGGGTTGCAGACATCAGTAACAG CACAAACAATAGGAGTATGCTATGGACAAGTAGCAGACAACTTACCTCCAAAAGATCAAGTAGTAAAACTTTTCAAAACAAAAAGCTTCGGAAGAATGAGAATCTTCAATCCAGATCAAGCAACCTTGGAGGCTCTAAGAGGTTCCAACATCGAACTAATCATCGATGTCGCGAATGAAGACATCAAATCAATTGCCAATGATATTTCATCAGCTAATAGTTGGGTTCAAAACAATATCGTAAAATTCTCTCAGGATGTAAAGTTTAAGTACATTGGTGTTGGAAACGAAATAGATCCTAGTAAAAATGATCAAGCACAATTTGTTCCCCTTGCAATGAAGAACATTGATGCAGCACTAGCATCTGCTAAcctaaaatctcaaatcaaagTTTCAACTGTTATATACATGGGTATGATGGGAAGTTCGTATCCTCCTTCTGCAGGAGCATTTGCTGAATCTTCAGTTCCATATATGACGCAAGTAGTTAGTTTTCTTGTGGAGAGTGGTGCACCAGTTCTTGCAAATGTGTATCCCTATTTTGCTTATATTGGTGATATGAAAGATATCCCTCTTGATTATGCTCTTTTTAAGCAACAAGGGAACAATGATGTTGGATACCAGAACCTGTTTGATGCACAATTAGATGCAATATATGCTGCTCTCGCGAAAGTGGGAGGGTCGGATTTGAAGATAGTTGTGAGTGAGACTGGATGGCCATCTGCAGGTGGAGATGGAGCATCCATTGAGAATGCTGGAACATATTATACTAATCTCATTGCTCATGTCAATAGTGGTAAAGGGACTCCAGCTAAACCTGCTCAAGAAATTGAGACTTATTTGTTTGCTATGTTTGATGAAGATCAAAAGACTGGTGCAGAATCTGAAAAACACTTTGGTCTTTTCCATGCTGACCAATCACCTAAATATCAAATTTGA